A single genomic interval of Oryza sativa Japonica Group chromosome 7, ASM3414082v1 harbors:
- the LOC4344293 gene encoding B3 domain-containing protein Os07g0679700 translates to MAGMAAAAAALVAAKRCMNAACGAPAPSPAGGEWRKGWPLRSGGFAVLCDKCGLAYEQLVFCDIFHQKESGWRDCSFCGKRLHCGCIASKNSFDLLDSGGVQCVTCIKNSAVQSVPSPVVPKLFSSQNNQRLFGKSDDLLSGRPLETSSLMVDARNDDLTIIAKNNLPFMVKNVEAGQSSNILRQKELENGARQIKWELPTLSIGDMGRIPFLTRSQSALESRRDENKDPTTESTTSESLSEACLNMSLGIASNGNKLEATSTVERPMLSPTTGFPEGRELTTALSPFQHAQRARHFLTRPPRVGEGAVFDPTKDMLPHLRVARPPAEGRGRNQLLPRYWPRITDQELQQISGDSNSTIVPLFEKVLSASDAGRIGRLVLPKACAEAYFPPISQPEGRPLTIQDAKGKEWHFQFRFWPNNNSRMYVLEGVTPCIQSLQLQAGDTVTFSRIEPGGKLVMGFRKATNTVSLPDSQISAIANGSILGDTLFSSTNENLAIVSGYSGFLQSIKGAADLHTSSIYDHHVNSADGDVSWLKTDKFGSRPDEGSLQFLKRGRNIGSKSRRLSMDAEEAWELKLYWDEVQELLRPAPTAKPTVVMIEDYEIEEYDEPPVFAKRSIFTIRSTGEQDQWIQCDDCSKWRRLPLNVIVASKWTCADNTIDSKSCSCSAPEELTPKELHIVLQQYEDMRRRRNSFGFKQNIPEMDAVSLDAFATAAVYGDVGNQGSPSVATTTKHPRHRPGCTCIVCIQPPSGKGPKHNPACTCNVCMTVRRRFKTLMMRKKQRQSEREEAEASKKIAWMNRDEPEGSSLSRSPQTVDTTRDGDVTMFDKVDINKGHIDLNFHPTAVRDEERHGGQPRVSMVSLLEVANRPLENYMKQNGLTSLAGEQGSSSTCTGAATVPQPALVESEERTSNNDGGRVATAEQPESMAVDEAGDNQPDKAAGDSAAALA, encoded by the exons ATGGCGGggatggctgcggcggcggcggcgttggtggCGGCGAAGAGGTGCATGAACGCCGCGTGCGGGGCCCCGGCCCCGTCCCCGGCGGGAGGGGAGTGGAGGAAGGGCTGGCCGCTGCGATCCGGTGGCTTCGCCGTGCTCTGCGACAAGTGCGG GTTGGCATATGAGCAGCTTgtgttttgtgatatatttcaCCAAAAAGAATCTGGCTGGAGGGACTGCTCATTTTGTGGGAAG CGTCTCCATTGTGGATGTATTGCTTCGAAGAACTCCTTTGATCTACTTGATAGCGGTGGAGTTCAATGTGTCACTTGCATTAAAAATTCAGCAGTTCAATCT GTTCCAAGTCCAGTCGTCCCCAAGCTtttttcatcccaaaataaccAGAGACTTTTTGGCAAAAGCGATGATTTATTGTCTGGTAGACCACTGGAGACATCCTCCCTTATGGTCGATGCCAGAAACGATGATCTTACTATTATCGCTAAGAACAACCTTCCATTCATGGTGAAAAACGTAGAAGCTGGGCAAAGCAGTAATATTTTGAGGCAAAAAGAACTAGAGAATGGTGCGAGGCAGATTAAATGGGAACTACCTACCCTTAGTATCGGGGACATGGGAAGGATACCTTTCCTAACTAGATCTCAAAGTGCATTGGAGTCTCGAAGAGATGAAAATAAAGACCCAACTACAGAAAGCACGACAAGTGAATCACTTTCTGAGGCATGCCTCAACATGAGCTTGGGAATTGCTAGTAATGGAAACAAGTTGGAGGCTACTTCAACTGTGGAAAGACCTATGCTATCACCAACAACAGGATTTCCTGAAGGAAGAGAGCTTACCACTGCATTATCTCCATTTCAGCATGCACAAAGGGCTCGTCATTTTCTGACCAGACCGCCAAGGGTTGGTGAAGGTGCTGTTTTTGATCCAACGAAAGATATGCTTCCGCATCTTCGTGTTGCAAGGCCACCTGCAGAAGGTAGGGGCCGCAATCAATTACTTCCTCGATATTGGCCTAGAATAACAGACCAAGAGCTACAGCAAATTTCTGGAGA TTCAAATTCCACCATTGTCCCCCTGTTTGAGAAGGTTCTAAGCGCCAGTGATGCAGGCCGCATAGGGCGCCTTGTTCTACCAAAAGCCTGTGCGGAG GCATATTTCCCTCCAATTTCTCAGCCAGAAGGTCGTCCTTTGACAATTCAAGACGCAAAAGGCAAAGAATGGCATTTTCAGTTCAGATTCTGGCCAAATAACAACAGCAGAATGTATGTCTTGGAGGGGGTTACACCATGCATACAATCATTACAATTACAGGCTGGTGATACAG TGACTTTTAGTCGGATAGAACCTGGAGGGAAACTTGTTATGGGCTTCCGGAAGGCCACAAACACTGTCAGTTTGCCA GACTCACAGATTTCAGCTATTGCCAACGGTTCCATTCTTGGGGATACATTATTTTCTAGTACAAATGAGAATTTAGCAATAGTAAGTGGTTATTCAGGATTTCTTCAGTCAATAAAGGGGGCTGCAGATCTCCATACAAGCTCTATATACGATCATCATGTGAACTCAGCTGACGGGGATGTTAGTTGGCTTAAGACAGATAAATTCGGCAGCAGGCCAGATGAGGGGTCTTTGCAGTTTTTAAAGAGAGGCCGCAATATTGGTTCCAAAAGCAGGAGGCTTTCAATGGATGCTGAAGAAGCCTGGGAACTAAAGCTTTACTGGGATGAGGTTCAGGAGCTGTTGCGTCCTGCTCCAACTGCAAAACCTACTGTCGTGATGATTGAGGACTACGAAATTGAAGAGTATGAT GAACCCCCTGTGTTTGCAAAGAGATCAATTTTTACCATCCGTTCTACTGG GGAACAAGATCAATGGATTCAATGTGATGATTGCTCAAAATGGCGCCGGTTACCACTTAATGTTATTGTTGCATCCAAGTGGACATGTGCTGACAACACAATCGACTCAAAAAG CTGTTCCTGCTCTGCACCTGAAGAATTAACCCCCAAAGAATTGCACATTGTTCTTCAGCAATACGAAG ATATGAGGAGGCGAAGGAACAGCTTTGGTTTTAAGCAGAACATCCCCGAAATGGATGCGGTCAGCCTTGATGCCTTTGCCACTGCCGCAGTCTATGGTGATGTCGGGAACCAAGGTTCCCCTTCTGTTGCGACAACCACAAAGCACCCCCGGCATCGCCCTGGCTGCACCTGCATAGTGTGTATCCAGCCACCTAGCGGGAAGGGCCCGAAGCACAACCCAGCTTGCACCTGCAATGTCTGCATGACCGTTAGGCGTCGCTTCAAGACACtgatgatgaggaagaagcAACGGCAGTCGGAGCGAGAGGAGGCCGAGGCGAGCAAGAAGATCGCTTGGATGAACAGAGATGAGCCTGAGGGAAGCAGCCTGTCAAGATCCCCACAGACGGTTGACACTACCCGAGACGGAGATGTGACCATGTTCGACAAGGTTGACATCAACAAGGGCCACATAGACCTGAACTTCCACCCTACTGCCGTCCGAGACGAGGAGCGGCATGGCGGGCAGCCTCGGGTGAGCATGGTCAGCCTCCTGGAGGTGGCCAACCGGCCACTGGAGAACTACATGAAGCAGAACGGCCTGACGAGCTTGGCTGGGGAGCAAGGGAGCTCCAGCACATGTACAGGTGCAGCCACGGTTCCGCAGCCGGCTCTGGTGGAGAGCGAAGAGCGGACGTCCAACAACGACGGCGGGCGTGTGGCGACGGCAGAGCAGCCGGAGAGCATGGCCGTCGACGAGGCTGGAGATAACCAGCCGGACAAGGCTGCCGGTGACTCTGCTGCTGCTTTAGCTTGA
- the LOC4344293 gene encoding B3 domain-containing protein Os07g0679700 isoform X1, with the protein MAGMAAAAAALVAAKRCMNAACGAPAPSPAGGEWRKGWPLRSGGFAVLCDKCGLAYEQLVFCDIFHQKESGWRDCSFCGKRLHCGCIASKNSFDLLDSGGVQCVTCIKNSAVQSVPSPVVPKLFSSQNNQRLFGKSDDLLSGRPLETSSLMVDARNDDLTIIAKNNLPFMVKNVEAGQSSNILRQKELENGARQIKWELPTLSIGDMGRIPFLTRSQSALESRRDENKDPTTESTTSESLSEACLNMSLGIASNGNKLEATSTVERPMLSPTTGFPEGRELTTALSPFQHAQRARHFLTRPPRVGEGAVFDPTKDMLPHLRVARPPAEGRGRNQLLPRYWPRITDQELQQISGDSNSTIVPLFEKVLSASDAGRIGRLVLPKACAEAYFPPISQPEGRPLTIQDAKGKEWHFQFRFWPNNNSRMYVLEGVTPCIQSLQLQAGDTVTFSRIEPGGKLVMGFRKATNTVSLPDSQISAIANGSILGDTLFSSTNENLAITDKFGSRPDEGSLQFLKRGRNIGSKSRRLSMDAEEAWELKLYWDEVQELLRPAPTAKPTVVMIEDYEIEEYDEPPVFAKRSIFTIRSTGEQDQWIQCDDCSKWRRLPLNVIVASKWTCADNTIDSKSCSCSAPEELTPKELHIVLQQYEDMRRRRNSFGFKQNIPEMDAVSLDAFATAAVYGDVGNQGSPSVATTTKHPRHRPGCTCIVCIQPPSGKGPKHNPACTCNVCMTVRRRFKTLMMRKKQRQSEREEAEASKKIAWMNRDEPEGSSLSRSPQTVDTTRDGDVTMFDKVDINKGHIDLNFHPTAVRDEERHGGQPRVSMVSLLEVANRPLENYMKQNGLTSLAGEQGSSSTCTGAATVPQPALVESEERTSNNDGGRVATAEQPESMAVDEAGDNQPDKAAGDSAAALA; encoded by the exons ATGGCGGggatggctgcggcggcggcggcgttggtggCGGCGAAGAGGTGCATGAACGCCGCGTGCGGGGCCCCGGCCCCGTCCCCGGCGGGAGGGGAGTGGAGGAAGGGCTGGCCGCTGCGATCCGGTGGCTTCGCCGTGCTCTGCGACAAGTGCGG GTTGGCATATGAGCAGCTTgtgttttgtgatatatttcaCCAAAAAGAATCTGGCTGGAGGGACTGCTCATTTTGTGGGAAG CGTCTCCATTGTGGATGTATTGCTTCGAAGAACTCCTTTGATCTACTTGATAGCGGTGGAGTTCAATGTGTCACTTGCATTAAAAATTCAGCAGTTCAATCT GTTCCAAGTCCAGTCGTCCCCAAGCTtttttcatcccaaaataaccAGAGACTTTTTGGCAAAAGCGATGATTTATTGTCTGGTAGACCACTGGAGACATCCTCCCTTATGGTCGATGCCAGAAACGATGATCTTACTATTATCGCTAAGAACAACCTTCCATTCATGGTGAAAAACGTAGAAGCTGGGCAAAGCAGTAATATTTTGAGGCAAAAAGAACTAGAGAATGGTGCGAGGCAGATTAAATGGGAACTACCTACCCTTAGTATCGGGGACATGGGAAGGATACCTTTCCTAACTAGATCTCAAAGTGCATTGGAGTCTCGAAGAGATGAAAATAAAGACCCAACTACAGAAAGCACGACAAGTGAATCACTTTCTGAGGCATGCCTCAACATGAGCTTGGGAATTGCTAGTAATGGAAACAAGTTGGAGGCTACTTCAACTGTGGAAAGACCTATGCTATCACCAACAACAGGATTTCCTGAAGGAAGAGAGCTTACCACTGCATTATCTCCATTTCAGCATGCACAAAGGGCTCGTCATTTTCTGACCAGACCGCCAAGGGTTGGTGAAGGTGCTGTTTTTGATCCAACGAAAGATATGCTTCCGCATCTTCGTGTTGCAAGGCCACCTGCAGAAGGTAGGGGCCGCAATCAATTACTTCCTCGATATTGGCCTAGAATAACAGACCAAGAGCTACAGCAAATTTCTGGAGA TTCAAATTCCACCATTGTCCCCCTGTTTGAGAAGGTTCTAAGCGCCAGTGATGCAGGCCGCATAGGGCGCCTTGTTCTACCAAAAGCCTGTGCGGAG GCATATTTCCCTCCAATTTCTCAGCCAGAAGGTCGTCCTTTGACAATTCAAGACGCAAAAGGCAAAGAATGGCATTTTCAGTTCAGATTCTGGCCAAATAACAACAGCAGAATGTATGTCTTGGAGGGGGTTACACCATGCATACAATCATTACAATTACAGGCTGGTGATACAG TGACTTTTAGTCGGATAGAACCTGGAGGGAAACTTGTTATGGGCTTCCGGAAGGCCACAAACACTGTCAGTTTGCCA GACTCACAGATTTCAGCTATTGCCAACGGTTCCATTCTTGGGGATACATTATTTTCTAGTACAAATGAGAATTTAGCAATA ACAGATAAATTCGGCAGCAGGCCAGATGAGGGGTCTTTGCAGTTTTTAAAGAGAGGCCGCAATATTGGTTCCAAAAGCAGGAGGCTTTCAATGGATGCTGAAGAAGCCTGGGAACTAAAGCTTTACTGGGATGAGGTTCAGGAGCTGTTGCGTCCTGCTCCAACTGCAAAACCTACTGTCGTGATGATTGAGGACTACGAAATTGAAGAGTATGAT GAACCCCCTGTGTTTGCAAAGAGATCAATTTTTACCATCCGTTCTACTGG GGAACAAGATCAATGGATTCAATGTGATGATTGCTCAAAATGGCGCCGGTTACCACTTAATGTTATTGTTGCATCCAAGTGGACATGTGCTGACAACACAATCGACTCAAAAAG CTGTTCCTGCTCTGCACCTGAAGAATTAACCCCCAAAGAATTGCACATTGTTCTTCAGCAATACGAAG ATATGAGGAGGCGAAGGAACAGCTTTGGTTTTAAGCAGAACATCCCCGAAATGGATGCGGTCAGCCTTGATGCCTTTGCCACTGCCGCAGTCTATGGTGATGTCGGGAACCAAGGTTCCCCTTCTGTTGCGACAACCACAAAGCACCCCCGGCATCGCCCTGGCTGCACCTGCATAGTGTGTATCCAGCCACCTAGCGGGAAGGGCCCGAAGCACAACCCAGCTTGCACCTGCAATGTCTGCATGACCGTTAGGCGTCGCTTCAAGACACtgatgatgaggaagaagcAACGGCAGTCGGAGCGAGAGGAGGCCGAGGCGAGCAAGAAGATCGCTTGGATGAACAGAGATGAGCCTGAGGGAAGCAGCCTGTCAAGATCCCCACAGACGGTTGACACTACCCGAGACGGAGATGTGACCATGTTCGACAAGGTTGACATCAACAAGGGCCACATAGACCTGAACTTCCACCCTACTGCCGTCCGAGACGAGGAGCGGCATGGCGGGCAGCCTCGGGTGAGCATGGTCAGCCTCCTGGAGGTGGCCAACCGGCCACTGGAGAACTACATGAAGCAGAACGGCCTGACGAGCTTGGCTGGGGAGCAAGGGAGCTCCAGCACATGTACAGGTGCAGCCACGGTTCCGCAGCCGGCTCTGGTGGAGAGCGAAGAGCGGACGTCCAACAACGACGGCGGGCGTGTGGCGACGGCAGAGCAGCCGGAGAGCATGGCCGTCGACGAGGCTGGAGATAACCAGCCGGACAAGGCTGCCGGTGACTCTGCTGCTGCTTTAGCTTGA